In Nymphaea colorata isolate Beijing-Zhang1983 chromosome 10, ASM883128v2, whole genome shotgun sequence, the genomic stretch TGCAataggaagaagaagcaaatgatgaaaggatgACGAAGGATCATGTGAGAGTCATAGGAAACAATCGCaacaattttaacaaaaaagtgCTGAGATTTGTGATAGATCTCAACTACAAATTCATTTTTACTCCATATACGATTATTCAAAACatttaaagtatattttttgttgaCATCGAAAATCTCttgaggggagagagagagagagagagagagagagcagcttCAATTCCTAAagattttcttatatttttattcCAAGATTAATTTTTGTGACGATACTTTTTGAGATTGACAATCATTATCAGATGCGAGCATCAGGCCATCGACATAAACCAGGTTGTTGTGGTTGGTCGTGCCTTGTTGTGACAAAGATAGAATGATCTACTTCACTTTTTAAGAAAAGCAAAGTAAGAGCTTGGCAAACGAAGCCTGGGGAAACTTTAGAAGACAAAGGATTTTCAAATTGGATTTTACCTGTATACTAGGAGGACGTCCCTATTGGAATTTCCATGTAAACTTCAGGGGATCGACATGTGCGATATCAAGACTTCAACCTTTTATTCGCAAGACTTTTGAACAAATGAACACCCTCACATCACATCACATGCTGAGTGCACACACTTTTGCATTTAACCATTAAACTGAACCACTGTTGTTATGTTTAATATTCTCGTACAAGCATCTGTACACGTTCTTTTCGTAGTAAACCTAAGTTAACACGGTATTTTCTCGCTAATTTGTGTTTGCGAAGCCAGAGCTACCAACGATGTGGGTTgtgactttttttcttcttcctcccttgtaCCTTTTAGACAGAAAATTGATTGTTTTAAGTGATGTAGGGTTGAGTGATTGAAGGGGTCTGGTCTGGGCGGCACCTCACCTCTCTCCTTCAAAAAGTCACTGAAACCCTAAAAGCAAAAGCATCCGATGGTTCCTCTTGCGAAGAAAGTCTATATATACTAGGTGTCCGGATCGTAGCTGCTGTTTAGTTTCGCACTTGCATTTTGACCCAGAAAAAGAGCAGGGGGTCGTGGACCATCCAATCCGTTAGGCGTTACTCCAGTTAGGCTGCTCTGCTGGGTGGGTAGTTGAGCACTTTACGGGTGAGTCGCTCTTCTTTCGTTCCAGCTAGCTTCGTGATTAATGGCAACAGAACAGAAGAGAAGAGAGCATTTTACAAGCACACACACCATCTACCGAAAGAGCCTCGCTGTCGCCGCACATCTGACTGACTACTGTTAATTCCTCAGTTCAATTTGGTTAACCGACTGAACGCCAACCCCTTCTCCTTCATCGATTATCTTTATATATGAATCAAACCTGCAGCCTACACGTTTTCTCCGGACGGGCAGCGGCGATTAGATTCCCAACGGTCTTACTGAGCTGTGAGAGAGATGAGAGCTCGTGAACTCGGTTATATTTCTCCCTGCATTGTTTATATATAATGGTCATTCATTTCCTGAAAACCTAACTACGGAGCCTACCTCGCCATCTCCATCATtagaaaaggggaagaaaaaaaaatcacgggCCGCAACATACGGTGAGGAGATCCATGTAATGTACCTCCTATTCACGCATCACATGACAAAAGACAAAAACACCTCGAATCGATCGTTCATCACCATAACCATGATCTGCTCTTACCCCTCTGAGGTAGAAAGCTCAAGTCTAGCGGTCAAAACAGAGAAAgcagggaaaacaaaaaagaaaaatgaagcgATACTTTAGTACTTGGTCTTGTATTTACAGTCCGATTTCTCGACCGTCCGATTGCGCATATCGATGGACAGCTCGCAGTCGGTGTAGGAGACGAGGTGGATCTTGAACATCCTGAGGATGGTGACGGTGCCGGAGATCTTGGTGAAGGCCGTCATGGGCAGGCTGCCGGCGATCGCGTCTGTGTAGGCGTTGGAATCGGAGAGGAGGCGGTCCGCCAGGATGGTGAGAACGGAGTGGGTGTCGATGGTCTGGCCGGGGAATATCTCGCCCGCGGGGATGTCGGCCTCGCCGACCAGGCGGCCCCTGTAGTAGAGGAGGGAGGAGCTGTTGTGGTACTTGAAGCTGACCTTGTTTGGGTTCTTGACGGAGAGGCCCAGCTCCAGCGTCACGTTCAGGTCCACCGACAGCCTCTGCAGGTTGAACTTCGCGTCCAGGCTCCTGAGGTTAATCGAGTTGACGGCAGTGACGGCGTGCCTCGCTCTGAAGACAGTGAGGCCAAGCACCAGCAGCACGccgaagaagacgaagaaggcGATGATCCCGGAGTAGAGGAACgccttctttctcttcctcagtttctcgtcttcctcctccttctcctcatCTGCTTCCCCCTGCGCTCTCTCAGAGCGGGCTCTGTTCTTGCCCTTGTCGATCTGCACAGAATCCATCCAAAAGAGGTGTGCTACAAGTGTAGAACGAGGAGGAATCAGCGATACGAGTAGGAGCCTACTAAAGGGCGTTGAGGTGCGGCTGCacttgagggagagagagagagagagagagagaatctgtCGGGGGTTGGTTTCAGATCATGACGCCGGAAACGACGGTTTTGGTGCACCGGAAGGCACATGCATGTGAAAGAGCGGAGAAGCAGAGGGAGGAGACCGATCTCTTGCTTTTGGGGGTGCTCTTGTTGGCTTATGTGTTCTAATTGGCTTTTGGGGTTGTCGCCAGACGATGAAGACCCACCGGGAAAGGGAAGGCCTCCACGAGGCGATGATTTTGTTATTATTGCCTTGTTTCTAAATATTTTACTACCATCCCCTCGcggttttcccttttttctttcgAATTCGATATGAGGATATTGGTTGGTTCGCTTATCGCTAGCGAGGAAGTTAACGCACTTTACCATACCATGGAAGACCGCTGTGTCTGCGGCGGGGCCCGAACTGGAGAGGTCTCTCacaaaaataacttttattAGAAGAAGGAAGATGGAGGAAGcagaagagggagggaggggcaCAGACAGGCAGGCAGGGCCTCGCTACCCTTATTCGAATAAGGGGAGAGTTTTCCGTTTTGTTTTGTAGGGAGGGGGAGGGTCCGTTGGTTTCTCTCCGCCTGCCTTGCAGTGGGTTCGGTCACCGGCGGTGGTCAGTGCCTCACCATCACGATTTGATGGATGGAGTGGAGCTCACGGTGGGACTTGCAGCCACTGCCGAACAATAAATAACCTCTTCCGCCTCCTGTCAGAGATGACGTGGTTTTCATCAGAAAGATGTTGCTCTCGCCATGTGATGTGCCCTAGAACGGAAACGAAAGAACCAATCAGATTGGTTGGATCCCATCAGGCCCCATTTTGCTTCTTACCATTTGCATTTGCATTTACATTTACAGCTCATGAGGTGGTGGTTGAGCACTCCAACAAAAATTCACCTTCAACTCATGGTTTTCATAAACTGTGCATTTGAGACCGGCAGAATTAACGTCACTAGTGTACTACTATACTTAAAATCCCCAAGTCTCAAGACTCTCAAATCGAGGGAGAAGAATCTAACTTGACATTTGTAAGTTTCAAGATTACAAATCTACGGTGGAATTGTTGCAGCTTGTCAAGATAGGATTTCAAAAACCTCCACAGCTAAGAAGATGCCTGCGTCAGCTGAGCTGGAAGCTATCAATAACGCATTCTTAAGGTTGTCAAAGGCTCGAGCGTGGAATAGGAGAAGATATGAAATGCCAAAGAGAAACTGAATCTAAAGCCAAAAAAAAGTTAAACCCCAAGACATCCAGTCCAGCCCATTCCCGACCTTAATTGATTGTAAGGAAGGATTATGGGAAACGGATGGCAGGGCCCGTGTGTTACTTACTCTTTATCTTTACCTCCAGTAGGTTGAGGACAGAggtagcttttcttttcttcttcttttctattgTAGCATTGGAGATGAGGTCAGAGTGGGGTCGGGGTGAGGAGCCCTAGTACAGTAGTAGTAGCATCTTACAGCCTGGACTGGACCAATCACACAACACATCGTTCAACATAGAATAATTGAATCTGCCCGTTGGAACAAAAACTCTAGTCCCGTGCCTTTCGTTAACTAAAAACAATTCCCTCATCAATTTCTTTCTGATTCCGCGCTCTTGAGCTTCCGTCTCCCGAAAGTTGGTCATCCCACACTaacttccctctctctctcgatttctCTACTTACACTAGCTTCCATCTGCTATCATGCCAATATTTTCCAAAATGGCGTTCGATTCTTTATCCGATTCTTCTTATTGTTGGTTTGTGAACCCATCGATTTcgatttttacttttttttactaAGGATATGAAGCATGCAGTTTGTTGAGTAGTTTGAAAATGGTGAGGTTTGATGGAGAGGGCCGCAAATCAAAGGATTCAAATTAAGGAGGTGGGCGTCTGGTAAGGGGTTGTTCGGGTTGCTGGTGATCGGTTAAACTTGTTGGCCGCTCAAGACTTTCAAGGTACGGAACTAGGACCCTCCTTAATAAGATTAATTTCCTATTATATTAAGCAAACACACTTCTCTttaaaagaaccaaaaaaacaaaaggcacAAGTAAATAATTAAGGATAAACAAGTGACGATGCTGTGGATCTTCGCCTTAACTAAACAGGCCAGCCCGGCCGGCTTCTGTGGGTGTGGATTACAGATGATGACATCATCCATCATTAAGTTTGATGAAGTTGAGATATATCAGTGTGTGGAGAAGAAGGAACAGCAGCACAGGCAGCATAAAACAAGGAGTAGCTTTCTTATCGATAAAAGGTCGCCAATAAGAATTAGCCTACGCTTCTCGTCTCATGTACGCGTGGAATGATGGCCGCTGCCTGCCTTGTTCCAAAAAGCTCAGTAGACCAATCTTCCCCCTCTCTCCTCACCGCCTCGCAGCTGGCCGCTGCCCATTCTTCCACCCTCAGCTTCGGAAGGCAGTGGTGTGAGCTCCTTGTGGCGGCTACCACCAGCTGCTGACCCAGTGGTCTGGGGATTCTGTATGCGTTGGGCAGCTTCCCTACTACTGCTATCCATAACTTAAATTGCAGCCCAGACTCGCGCCGTATTGTATATTTTCAGGTACCGTCTCCTCTGCAAAGCAAGATAGCCAAAGGGAAACTGACGCAAACACAAGAGGGACACTACTTGCTGCACCTTTCGCCATTATGGATCTCATTCTGCTAGATTGACACCAGCAGCCTGCTGCAAAAGGAATTAAGATGAGGAATTTTTGTTCTAGCCATAATCACCACTCTTGAATATGTGTGTTTGTAGGTCATGCTCCCCCTTGTTCCTGCAGTTTTTTATGTAGCAAATCTAAAATATAGTTTCTGGAGACGCGATGGAAAGAAATATCTCTTTGCTTAGATAACCAATTTATACCCAAAAGAAAACGTGACCTTTTCAAATTTATGTCATATATACCACATAACGATAGCTTGTTtgcgattaaaaaaaaaaattctacttGAATATGCAAtttcaatacccaaaaaataacacaatttTCCCAAATCCTTAATATCATATCCAGAATAATGATGACATAGTTTCCACTATTTTATTTATGCTGTCATTCTCCTCACATCCTAAAAAATTTTTGCAGATATTTGGAAGGCAAGTTTCAATGTTGCATATACTTACGTAcaaacttttttgtttgtttctaaGGCGCCTTACCGATCGATCtgcttaaaattttgatgacCTTGTGTTGTATTATAACGTTACTAACACTAAGAGGTATAGGAAGATGGGAGGAAAGACGAAGGACGAATGTTGCATGATAAAATGTGCAAAAAAATAGAGTATGAACAgaggtgagaaagagagaaggcagtcttacgtggttcggctaatgGTGGCCTACATCCACGAACAGAGAGGCGATCTTCCTTGCTGTTGTTTAATTACAATATGTTCTCTTCTTTATACTGCAAAGGCCAAAGCGTATACCGTATACCGCAGTTGCCTAAAAGTGAAGAGAAGCTCAATGTTCAAAACTAATTGAGGCACCATCCTTATTCATTCAATCAATGAATAGGTAATCAACCTCTCAACGtctcttttaattttatcaCCCCCCTCAAGTGGGGAGTAGAAGTTATGACATCCCCACTTGTCAATTGCGAGTTGAAGTTTTGCTTTTGTGACTCTTTTAGTTAATGCATCAACAACTTGCTCAACTCCATTGATATAAAGCGTTTTGATTTTTTCAGATTCAATTTTTTCTCTGACATAGTGACAGTCGATTTCAATGTGCTTCGTCCGTTCATGAAAGACTGGATTTGTGGAAATATATATGGCAGCTTGATTGTCGCAGAACATGTGCATGAGCTTTGAAACTTCGAGATTCAGTTCTTCAATCACGTTCTTGGTCTAAATGAGTTCGCTAGTTCCTGCTGCCATAGCGCGatattctgcttctgcactggatctagtcactattttttgtttcttacattTCCAAGCTACTAAATTTTCACCAACAAAGACACAATATTTTGTAGTTGATTTCCTGTCGTTGATATCTCCAATACAGTTTGCATCTGTAAATCTTACTATGTCTAAGTTCTTATTCCTTTTGTACCAAAGTCCTTGTCTTGGAGAGCCTTTGATGTATCGAAGAATGCTATCAGTAGCCTTCATGTGTGATTCTCTTGAGCTTTGCATATACCAGCTAATCACATTCACAACGAAAGAAATGTCAGGTCTAATGacagataaataaataagcttaccaactAGATGTTGAAATACTTCCCTGTTGACCTCTGGTTTATCCTCACATGGTCCCAATTTGAGGTTTGCTTTGAACGGAGTGTCGGCTGGTCGTGCTTCCATTTTTCGAGTCTCGTTTAATATGTCTagtgcatattttctttgacagaGAAAGATGCCTTTGTGTGATTGGGCTAtctcaattccaagaaaatatatgagttttccaagatcttttatATCAAATGTGGTTCTTAAGTAGTGTTTGAGATTGAGTATGCTTTCAACATTATTACTTGTTATGACTATATTATCTACATAAATCAACACAACAGTGGTGTGTTCTTCATGTTTCTTTATGAAAAGCGTGTTGTCAATATGACATTTGCGATATCCAAAGTTGTCTAGTGCCTTACTTAATTTTGAGTATCACGCTTTAGGGGATTACTTCAGACCATAAATAACTTTGTTGAGTTTGCATACATAGTTCTTACCTTCATCTGGATGCCCTGGAGGTAGTAAAACGTAGATTTCTTCACTAAGTTCACCTTGCAAAAAGGTATTCTTCACGTCTAATTGGTCCAGCCCCCAGTTCAAGTTACAAGCCACCGATAATAGAATTCTCAAGGTATTCATTTTAACCACGGATGCAAAGGTTTTGTCATAATCAAGACCCTTTGTTTGAGTAAACCTCTTGGCTActagacgagctttgtatctttctagTGAGCCGTCACTCTTGTATTTGACTCTATAGTGCCATTTACATCCAACTACACTtgaattttttggttttgtaacAACCTGCCACGTCTTGTTGCGCTTTAGGGCCTCCAATTCTTcattcatagcctttctccaatttGAGTCCTTAGCCTCTTGACAAGTTTGAGACTCACAAATTTTATCAAGACTCTTAATGAAGTTACTATGTTTGGCTGAGATCTGATTGTAAGAGACAAAATTACTGATGGGATAGCGACTGAAGGAGCTAGTCTCATAATCTGCCAGATGAGAGGGCACTCTTCGAATTCTCTCAGATCTTCTAAAATGCTCGTTAGTTGGTTCATCATTTTCAATAGAGGTAGTAGGTTCTCGATTTTCGGTAGGACTTTCAATTTCTAGATGAGTCTCTTTAGTGACCTGTTCATtaataatggaaaaaaataaatcatcaaaATCATGCAAGTTAGGGGATTTATACTCCCCCTGACCTCTATCACTATCATTTTCTCCAAAGTATGAAAGTTTTTCATTGAATTGAACATCACGCGAAATATaagttttcttaaaaatatgatCAAAACATGCATACCCCTTGTTTTTGGAGTTGTAATCAACAAAGACGCATTTGATTGAGCAATAACTTAATTTGTCTCTTTTTGCATGATGTAGCCACACATGAACCACACAACCAAACACATGCAAGTGATCAAGCTTCGGTTCTTGCCATGTAAGCTTTCCAATTGGACTAGTATAATTAAGGTGGTTACTAGGAGTTTTATTAATTACATAGCATGCAGtagaaacaacatatttccaatgatTTTTGGGCATATTCATTTGGAATAACAAGCTCCTAGCTACTTCTAATAAATGTCTAGTTTTTCTTTCAGACacgccattttgttgaggtgtgtCAACACAGGATGTTTGATGATGTATACCATACTCGTCtaagaaaaatttgaaactagaaTTTTTGAACTCGGTACCATTGTCAGATTTAAAGCATTTTATTTTACGATTATATTGAACTTCAACCATcttataaaaagtttgaaaaagcGATAGTACCTCtgatttgtttttcataaaataaaccCAAGTGGATCTAGAGTAATCGTCAATGAACATAACATAGTATCTAAAACCATCTAGAGAATCCACAAGCGCAGagccccaaacatcagagtgaatgagatcaaaaggtTGTTCACTAATAGGATCTGATAAAGAGAACTTAGGTCTGGTCATTCTAGCATACTTGCAAATATCACATGTATgattatcaaaatgatgtttggaaaataaataatttaaaatccGAGATGATGGATGACCCATTCGTTGATGCCAGATTTCTCCCTCATTCAAAGTAGATGGCATGGTCAAGAGCTGCAATTTGGTAGAGTCCATTAACTAGGCGTCCCTCACCAATCGTCATCTGAGTCTTCCGATCCTGAAATACAACATtagtagaagaaaaaaacacattgcAGTCCAATTCTTTGGTGATTTTGGGTActgacaacaagttaaacttAAGTTCAGGCATTATGAGGACCTCACTAGTATAATTTTTGTTCAACAACAGATCCTATGTCATAAGTAGAATGAGGAAAATAGAGATAAGCAGGCCATATGATCAGTGGCTCCTGAGTCAACAATCCAATGAGTGCTGGAATTAAAAGTAGCGTAAGTCATACCTTTAGCTTGATCAGAAGTGTTCATAGAGATTCCAGCGGTCCTTTTCACTTAAAGTCCCATTATCATTTCAGCAAAAGTCTCCAGGGTGATAGGATTGTTTGATGAAG encodes the following:
- the LOC116261926 gene encoding uncharacterized protein LOC116261926, which codes for MDSVQIDKGKNRARSERAQGEADEEKEEEDEKLRKRKKAFLYSGIIAFFVFFGVLLVLGLTVFRARHAVTAVNSINLRSLDAKFNLQRLSVDLNVTLELGLSVKNPNKVSFKYHNSSSLLYYRGRLVGEADIPAGEIFPGQTIDTHSVLTILADRLLSDSNAYTDAIAGSLPMTAFTKISGTVTILRMFKIHLVSYTDCELSIDMRNRTVEKSDCKYKTKY